The genome window GAGGCGCCCTGCCCGCGAATAGGAGTTCATCGTCCTTGTGTGATTGTGGCTGGAAGACGCAATCTTTGACGCGAGGAAGCAGATGACATCCCTATTGGCCATAAGTAAGAAGAAGGCAGGTCTTCTGGGCTCGATGCTTGACATCTCGGGGTATTGTTTCTGATACTGCTTGAACCGGCATCGGCCCCACCTCCCGGCTGTTGCCGAGCAGTGGGGTATGCTCGGAGATACCGGGCCATGCCGACTGCGGAGATCAAATCAATTTTCTCGGTCGTGAAATATCAACGGATTCAAAAACTTATAGAGGGACTGGTCAGCCGAACACGAGAGTGACCTATCTGATTGAAGGCTCGGCGCTTACAATTTTCATGTTGATGGGGCGATTCCCCCCCTTTCACAGAGTTGAAGATGGCGCCACGAAATCCTTCGGCGAGGAAAGTCGCCGAAAGTCCCGTTGCTAGGAGTTTTAAGAAGCTGAGAAGTAAGCGAAATTTCTGTTGATCACCCAAAAACAACCGTGACAACATTATCGTTCCTAGTGTTGGCAGCAAAATCGCTCAATTAAGGTCAAAGTAGCGTGCCATCATTGCGTCTTGCCTCTTCCTACAGCAGATATCTTCGGCATATATTCACGAAATAATCCTTCAACCAATTGCACGAGACCGACACCATGGCATCGGGCCAGTTCTTCGACCCCTTAGTCGCACTTCGCGTCGCGCCTCTTGTTTCATCAACTTGCACCCTGCTGTTCGCTTGGGATCAGCACTTCTTCCTCAGCCTATTCAATGATACCTCCGAGCTTCGAAAGAAAAGCGCGCCTATGTTGAAGCCGTACTTTAACACCTTCTTTTCACGCGGCGTCTTTTTCGTCCTGGGCTTCATCGCCGTATCGACGAGCACCGGTATCTCAAATCTCTACAGCCAGCCAGCTGCTCTGAAGTCGCAAGGCACTTATTGGTGGTACGCTGCTGGCGCGGCGTTGTCTGCGGGACATTTGCTTTATGTTCCGGCTGTTGCACCGCACGTGAAGGCTCTGGCCGAGGcagaagacgacgacgacgtcaACGGAATCTTGGATGAGTGGTTGAAGGCCAACTGGTTGCGCATGGTTACCGTGGACCTTGGCGCCTGGCTTGCTTTTGGTGTTGGGGCTTTAAGCACGTTGCGTGTGTGGGCAAAGTTGGAAATATAGGTGGAACATGTAAACATAATGTACCCGGTAATGGAAATGCCTTCTGGATAGAAACTCCTCCGAGGCGAGCAGCCTAGTCTCGCAAGATCAATCAAGAACCTTGAGTACAGAAATCCCGCCAAGTTACTAGAGATTGAGGGATACTTAGTGCGCATCAGCTACGAAGTACCTTTTCAGGTGAGATGCGATGTATGAAGTCGACTTCCCTACTCATATTTCCTCAGAGGCATTTGGAACCTCTTCCTTCCGCTCACAAACCAATCGGCAAGCGCACCTATCAAGACTGCTCCAAATATTGGACCTGCGTAATTCATGTTGTCCTTGGTGACTGGCAAGATTTGAGGGAACGGCATCCATAACACAACGTATATCAAGTAGCTGAGCGCGAAGAGATTGACCGGAACGCCGACAGCTCCTAGCTTGAAGGGTCCGTATGGCGGTGGCGGGCCGCGAACTTTCCGGAGTAAGAGAAAAAGGATCGGGAAAAAGTACGATACATGAAGAGCCAAAGCCTGGAGAGAAATCAGGGCGTTGAAAGCTGTGGCTGAGGCGATGTAGATCAGGGAAAGACATGTGACTATAATCCCAATGAGGAGCAAGGCATTCATTGGTAACTTGAAAGTAGGACTGATCTGTGATAGAACGTCAAGCTGGGAGCTTTGGCAGCGGAGCTAGGAGTTAGAATGACTTACATGCGAGAAAAAGCGGGAGAATGGCAAGCCCTTGTCGTTCGCGAACATCCATACTAGACGGGATACTGACGCCAACATGTTGAATGAGGCGAAGAAGATAATGACTGCTACCAGGGAGACGAGAGTGTTGGAGGCAGCTTTCGAGCCAGTCGCATTGTAGATTACGTAGATGAGCGGCAATGGGGCCGTAGAAAGGTCGTCCAGAGGTCCGATGTAGAAGAGTAAGATCGTAACAAACACAAAAAGCATGACTGAGTTGACGACGCAGGCAAGAATGACGCTTCGTGGAACGCGTGTTCTAGCTTTTCTTACTTCATCGCCTATTCCAGTTTGATGGTCAACATCTCACAGCTGAAGGATTCGGTCTCAGTTTGTTTTCAAGGAAGCAACTTACTCATGTGTATGACGCTGTCAAATCCCGTTACGGAGAACGTTATCGTTAACAGTCCCAAACCCCATGATACTCCGGGATCATTCCATCCCGAGACGTCAGATGTAAGCGTCTTTAAAACGTAGTCGGAACTGCTGCGTTGTCCAAGGACAGCGAGAATAACAATGAAGGCCACGAACAAGGCAATATGCAAGACCCCGCCAATTATCTCGAACGCATTGAGAAACTTTCGAAACCAGAGATTGAATAGAAAGGGCAAGACGAGAGTACCAATCATGATGAGACTAGTATGCCATCGCTCTGGCGCATAGTTATCATAGTTGAAGATGGCTAGGGACGTGATGATGTTTGCCAGGATTGATGGTGGTCCCCCACAGGCGAAGCACCACGCAGCAGTAGTGATCCATCCTGTTTAGCTAGTCAGCATTGGAAACATGGCATGTAAGTCTTTTGGACTTTTGTAGTGAGATACCCTGAAGTAAACCCCAGAACCTGTTTGCGCTAGGGGCAAGATTTGCAGACCAACGATACTGCGCGCCGACAGTCGGATCTCTATTCGACTTCGTTAGCGGCGAGAACCTTGATATTTTATCAAGTCCAATGGGCTTACATTGATGCTAGCTCAGCGAGTGAAAATCCGACGGCACAAGCTCCGAAGCCAGCCAGGATCGAGCCGTAGAACATCGAAGCAGGGCCACCATTCGCTAACGCGAATTGGAAAGTTACGGCGAAAGACTCCCATGATGCCAGTATGATTACGCCGAAGTTTACAACAGAGGAATGGTTAATGTATCGCTGCGAGACTATTAGACTTCGAAAACAGATGCTTGGAAGTTGGGCTAGAGGACCTCGAGACCAGATGGCTGTTGCTGTTCGCCGTATTCCTCAGAACGAGTGATCAATGTCTTTTCATCAGCACCATCTATTCTGCGTCCGATCGCGTCTGCTCCAATCCTGTCGGTATCTACAACAGAC of Colletotrichum lupini chromosome 8, complete sequence contains these proteins:
- a CDS encoding LPXTG-domain-containing protein, translated to MASVVDTDRIGADAIGRRIDGADEKTLITRSEEYGEQQQPSGLERYINHSSVVNFGVIILASWESFAVTFQFALANGGPASMFYGSILAGFGACAVGFSLAELASIDPTVGAQYRWSANLAPSANRFWGLLQGWITTAAWCFACGGPPSILANIITSLAIFNYDNYAPERWHTSLIMIGTLVLPFLFNLWFRKFLNAFEIIGGVLHIALFVAFIVILAVLGQRSSSDYVLKTLTSDVSGWNDPGVSWGLGLLTITFSVTGFDSVIHMSDEVRKARTRVPRSVILACVVNSVMLFVFVTILLFYIGPLDDLSTAPLPLIYVIYNATGSKAASNTLVSLVAVIIFFASFNMLASVSRLVWMFANDKGLPFSRFFSHISPTFKLPMNALLLIGIIVTCLSLIYIASATAFNALISLQALALHVSYFFPILFLLLRKVRGPPPPYGPFKLGAVGVPVNLFALSYLIYVVLWMPFPQILPVTKDNMNYAGPIFGAVLIGALADWFVSGRKRFQMPLRKYE